In a single window of the Delftia tsuruhatensis genome:
- a CDS encoding Bug family tripartite tricarboxylate transporter substrate binding protein: protein MRPSLFRSWIPAAAAALAVFGAAPAGAAEHGAWPHQPVTMILGFPAGSGVDVIARGVQEPLSQRLGQPVIIDYKSGAAGNIASEIVARARPDGYTLAFGTAATHGSNAALYKKLPFDVESDFVPVAPLIDVSNVLTINPNVINVRNLKEFVDEIKANPGKYNYASTGNGAGTHMAFAEFNARLGLNMVHVPYKGGPEAITSVLRGETCCIMNQVQTVLPHYKSGKVRLLGVTTAKPVEVIKEVPTIASSGLPGTKGFDSSIWFGIFAPKGTDPAIVARLSQAVREVLELPEVRARFESQGNAIRIETPEQFRKTVHSDRLKWAQVVKDAKISID, encoded by the coding sequence ATGCGCCCCTCGCTCTTTCGCTCCTGGATTCCCGCCGCCGCCGCGGCCCTGGCCGTCTTCGGCGCCGCCCCTGCCGGCGCCGCCGAGCATGGCGCCTGGCCGCACCAGCCCGTGACCATGATCCTGGGCTTTCCCGCAGGCTCGGGCGTGGACGTGATCGCGCGCGGCGTGCAGGAGCCGCTGTCCCAGCGCCTGGGCCAGCCCGTCATCATCGACTACAAGTCCGGCGCGGCCGGCAACATCGCCAGCGAGATCGTGGCACGCGCCAGACCCGACGGCTACACCCTGGCCTTCGGCACGGCAGCCACGCACGGCAGCAATGCCGCGCTCTACAAGAAGCTGCCCTTCGACGTGGAGTCCGACTTCGTGCCCGTGGCGCCGCTGATCGACGTGTCCAACGTGCTGACCATCAACCCCAACGTGATCAACGTCAGGAACCTCAAGGAGTTCGTGGACGAGATCAAGGCCAACCCCGGCAAGTACAACTACGCCTCCACGGGCAACGGCGCGGGCACGCACATGGCCTTTGCCGAGTTCAATGCGCGCCTGGGCCTGAACATGGTCCACGTGCCCTACAAGGGCGGCCCCGAGGCCATCACCTCGGTGCTGCGCGGCGAGACCTGCTGCATCATGAACCAGGTCCAGACCGTGCTGCCCCACTACAAGAGCGGCAAGGTGCGCCTGCTGGGCGTGACCACGGCCAAGCCCGTGGAAGTCATCAAGGAAGTGCCGACCATCGCCTCCAGCGGCCTGCCCGGCACCAAGGGTTTCGACAGCTCGATCTGGTTCGGCATCTTCGCGCCCAAGGGCACGGACCCGGCCATCGTCGCCCGACTCAGCCAGGCCGTGCGCGAGGTGCTGGAACTGCCCGAGGTGCGTGCGCGCTTCGAATCCCAGGGCAATGCCATCCGCATCGAAACGCCCGAGCAGTTCAGGAAAACCGTGCACAGCGACCGCCTGAAGTGGGCACAGGTGGTCAAAGACGCGAAAATCAGCATCGATTGA